The Geminocystis sp. M7585_C2015_104 genome contains the following window.
TTTTATCTTCTAGGGCAAGGGCAATAGAGCTTTTCAAATGTCCCCCAAGTGCTAAAATAGAATGGGGGTTTTTGTGTCCAAATTGAGAGATGAGAGGCGGAAGGGGGAGAGAAAGAGGGGTGTAACCCCTAGCCAGTCGTAGCATCATCATTTGATTGTCTACCACTGCAACAACAGAGTCATCCACGGGGGTGAAAATAGGGCGATTGTGGATGAGGAAATAGTCGGCAATCCCATTAAGTTTGATTAAAGCCTCTTTTTCATCAATACAAATAGTCTCACTATGACGATTGCCACTGGTAGCAACGATGGGAGAGTTTAAGTCATGTAGGAGAAGATGATGAAGGGGAGTATAAGGCAACATTACCCCCAGATAAGGATTTCCCGGGGAAACCTCTTCACAAACCCTTTGGTAGCGATAGGGTTTTCTTCTCTTCAACAAGACAATGGGGGAGGCAGGAGATAGGAGTATATCTTTTTCCGTTTCTGAGAGATAACAATCCTCCTCTATAGTGTTAACATCAGGATACATCACAGCGAAGGGCTTGTGAGGGCGATTTTTGGCTTTTCTTAGTCTAGTCACACTGGCGGCATTGGCGGCATCCACCACCAGATGAAACCCCCCCAAACCCTTAACGGCGACAATGTATCCCTCCCTGATGAGAGAAACAGTAATCTGTAATGCCTCTTCCCTGGTGGCGATTATCTCCCCCCGACTATCCCACAATTGTAGATGAGGCCCGCATTTGGGACAAGCATTGGGTTGGGCATGAAAACGACGGTCAGATGGTGTATGATATTCTTGCTGACATTCCCCACACATTAGAAAATCCCCCATGGTGGTGTTGATGCGGTCATAGGGGAGTGTTTTTATGATAGAATAGCGGGGACCACAATTAGTACAGTTAATAAAGGGATAGCGATAACGACGGTTGTTTTTAGCCAATAATTCCCGTAGACAGTCCTTACAAGTGGCCAAATCTGGTACTATTAGACCACTGGTATTGGTGTTTTCCTTAATGGAGTATTGGATTTGAAAATCTCGATACCCAAGAAATGGCAGGGTAGTGATGGATATCCTCTCAATGGAGGAATGGGGTGGCTTTTCTTCCCTTATCTTTTTGAGAAAATCAGAAAGAGTCTCCGGTGAACATTCTACCTCTATTTCTACCTCCGCGCCACTATTCCTAACCCATCCTTTAAGGCATAAGTCTTCAGCCAGTCTGTAAACAAAAGGACGAAATCCTACCCCCTGTACCAATCCAGTTATTGTGATTCTATACCTACTAGCCTTCATGAGTCAATCCAGGAAAGAAAAAAGACAAAATCTATATCTGCTACTCATATCCTATTCGCCAACACTGCCAAGTGGGATAGTCGGCGATATACAAAGCATATCCTAGTGGCTATTTTAGAAAGAGACTATCATCCAACTAAACTATAAGAATCTGCCAAAAGGCAAACAAGAAGGCAACGACGGGGAAATCCGTTACAATGATAGGCAACTGGAATAGACTAACATTAAATCAAGGGAAAAAACCCCACAATAAACAAAAGTAGGGGTAATTCCAGTTGTCCAGTATGTGGTTAGAAAGCCCCATTTGCCCTACACACTGGTACAATGGACAGGAGATTATACCCGCCAGTAATAGAGAGAAACTGGTGTCTACGCCGGTAACATTTTTTTCCAGTAGTGGTAGTAGGAGGAAACTAGTAGGGAAAAAGAGAGGCAATTCCGTTTATGGCTACTAGACATTGGGGGAGACTGCTGTCATCGTCTTAGTAACGGCAATCAACTGTTGCCAGACAACAAAAGAGGGATTGTATTTGTCGGCATTGGGAAAGATACTGTCATCCACCCATAGCAACAGTATTAATTGTGGCATGAAGCATTCCACTGAAAGACAATGGGTAAATAGTGGGGGAGGGAAACCAGAGGAAAGTCTACTTGTTGGTGACAGGAGAAAAATGCTAGTATCCGAAAAAAAGGAGAGATATTCTATTGGCGGGGGAGAAAAAGACACTGGCATTAGGAAACAAGGGGTAAAATGTTTGTTATTGGTAGAAGGGTATTAGTGTCTGACAACCATAAACAATATCAGGAATATCCTCTAGGCAGAGGATGGTAAAAAACATTCTAGTTTTGGAAAACGATAAGACAATATACTTGTTGGCAACAGAAAGAGGAGAGTATTGTTTTGAATTGAGGTGAGGGGAAACTAGTGTCAGAAAGAAACGGGCAGTATTTTATTTCTCTCAAGACTAGTATTAGACAAAAGGCAAAGGGATGTTGTTGGCGGAGTAAAGAAGGCAAAGGGAGTGAGAATATACTGACGCCAGACAAAAACAATAGGAAAATTCCATTGCTATGGGGAAGAAAATGGGAAGTTTTATGGGCGGCAAGCAGTAAAGGAAAACAGCATCATATGAAAAAATAAGGAAGATTCTATTTGTTGTTGGTGAAAAAGTAAACTACTATAGGCGATAATTGAGTTGGTAATAGAGGAATACTCCTTGTCTGTCAGCAATGGGGAGACAACAACACCAAAAAACCAATAGTAGAAGAATTCTCCCTGTCAGCAGTTAGTGAGGGAGAATAGTATCCAAAAGCCAATGGAAAGACTCCTCTTGTAGCCAGTGGAAAGATAATGCCATCAAACCGCCAAAAATAAGGGAATTCCTCCTAGCTGGTAGTAATGGGAGGATAATATAGCATCAAGCCGCCCCAACAGTAAAGTGATTCTTCCCGTCAGCAGTAAACAAATAAAATAATTGTATTAAACCACAAAAGATGGAAAGTCTTATTTCTCGATGATTGATGGGAATTTATGGGAAGATGGTACCATAATGACATTATTTTCATCTTATTGGTGACAATAATAACCCGGTATCAGACAACAACGGCAAGAAGGGACATAGGAGTAAAAAACATATAAAGGGGATTGTATTGGCTGGCAACGGCAGAATACCTTTATCAAACAAACAAGTAGAATTTTCTCATGTTGGCAATAGTAAGACGATTCTATCAAGGTGAGACTCTGTTAGCCGGCAAAAAGATGGGAAAACACTGGCATGGAAAGATGGGGAAAAGATTAGAAAGTGGCGGCGGGGGGATGGCGAGGAGGTGATACTAGGCAGTCATCAACTTTCCATGAGAATAAACCTAGTATCTAACAAAGGCAGGGAAATGCCATTAAGGATAAGGATAAAAGTATTGACAACAACGGCAGAAGTTTTAGATTTGTTGGCGGTGTCTATAAATTAATATCAAAAAACTAAAGGAAGAATCCCATAAGCCAGCCTCATTCAGATACTCTTACCAAATCGGAAGAAAGACTCGCTATTGTATACCTTCCAAAGGATAGATTTTATTAGGAGAGGATGAAAAAAGAAGATACCGGCAGGGAAAACATAAGGAGGGAAGAGTATTTTGTCGGCCAGGAGGGGAAAATGAAATGAGATGTAACAACGGCGGAGAAACAACCTTACGGGGAAATACAAAAACAGTAGAAACAATTGATTTGTAGGCAAAGACAAAATTCTGACATAAAAAAACTAATGGTAGAAAAATCTCCCCGGCGGTGAAAGGAAAATACTATTATCAAACAACCACATTGGGGGAGTTGTGTTTTCTAGTGACGACAACAGGATACTATTAGATAAATTAAGGTTATGTTTGTCACAAGTGGGGGAAAATAATCCTACTTACTGGCTGGCGACAATAAGAAGAAACGAGTATCACACAAGGGGAAAAAATTCTGTCAGCTGTATCAATCCACCCCCAGACGACAACAGAAGAATTCTCTTGGCATGAAAGGATAATAGTTTCAGACACAAGAGAAGGGGTTTTGTCGATGAGGGTTAGAAAGTAAAATCCAGCGGCGGGAATATGCTTTAATCAGACAACCACTATTGGCAGCCTCTAACACAACCAGGGAATATTCCACACATGGCGAGACACTATTATGAGACAAATTATGAGACAGCAAGAGAAGATTTTGTAAGTTGCAAGCTGTGGCGAGAAAACTACATCAGACAAATCAGACAAAAAAAAACAAAAAAGACAACAACAAAACAATTCTGTTATGTAGGCAATACTGAGGTCCCCTTATCAGGGTATAATCCCTTCAGTAGGCCATTAGGATGAGAAGATAATGACATCAAAAAATAGGAGAAACATTTTGTGAATGGTTTTGTGAATGGGTAGGGGATAACACCTGGTAATCATCAACTTCCCTAAAGACAAACTCATACCCAACAACGGCTGAAAAATTCCACCAACCCAATCCTAACTAGAGAGAATCCTCATCCCGCTATCGGAAAAGACAATTAGTCTCTGTTTGTTTCTAATCCCCATAACACCACTTTTTTGTCTTAATAGTGGGGGATTAATAGGGGGCTCAATCGCCTAACAATGATAATCATTATCCTAAAGTTAGGTTAAGAGGCAGTTTATATCCCCATCACTAGAGGTAAAAGAGGTAACCAATCCCACAGGAATAATAACCATCATCCTAAATTCAAAGAAATTAGGTAAGGGAAAATGGCAAGTCTAGATGAGGTTTCAAGGCTTATTTGAGGTATGGGGAATGAATGTATGGGTATCAAGTGGAGTGACTAGTCTTCGCGGGAAAAGAAGTGACTATTCTGCCTAACAAGGGAGTCACTGGGAATGAGGCATAACTGACCGCATACGAATGATAATCATTCGCATATATTTGGTGTAACCAGTCTGCCTGCTAACCCCTAGGAAAGACTAGTTGTATACCAATGACAATAGTCATCCCGTTGTCAGAGAAAAATAACTGGCATGCATAATGTAAACAAACCTTCTCCTGTGAGGGGAAAGAAAGTAATTTAGGCTGCATAGGGATAACAATAGTCTCCTTGTATCCCAATGACAATAATCATCCCGTTGTGGGGGAAGAATAAGGGTTATGCATGCCCCAAACAATCCCCCCTCTGGGGAGTAGCAGTGATAGTAACTCCCACCAATGGTAAGGGAAGAATGGGAGAAAAAGATTATAGACGAACGATAATCATTATCCTACAGTTGACAGCCATAGATTGCCTCCAGGTAGCTGAAAAGGTAACTGGTTTGTCTTTCCACCCCCCATAATTCTGCCATTGTGAAACAAAATCAACCAATGGATGACTAGTCTACCATATGGAAATCAAAACCACCACCAACGAGTACGGTGAAAGTGACAGGCTATCATGAATGTACATTAATTGCTGGAGGCATCACTGACAGCCAAAAAATACCAACCCTTACTATGCTATCAGGGGTTATCCAAAAGAGGGATAACTAGTTTTCA
Protein-coding sequences here:
- the hypF gene encoding carbamoyltransferase HypF, yielding MKASRYRITITGLVQGVGFRPFVYRLAEDLCLKGWVRNSGAEVEIEVECSPETLSDFLKKIREEKPPHSSIERISITTLPFLGYRDFQIQYSIKENTNTSGLIVPDLATCKDCLRELLAKNNRRYRYPFINCTNCGPRYSIIKTLPYDRINTTMGDFLMCGECQQEYHTPSDRRFHAQPNACPKCGPHLQLWDSRGEIIATREEALQITVSLIREGYIVAVKGLGGFHLVVDAANAASVTRLRKAKNRPHKPFAVMYPDVNTIEEDCYLSETEKDILLSPASPIVLLKRRKPYRYQRVCEEVSPGNPYLGVMLPYTPLHHLLLHDLNSPIVATSGNRHSETICIDEKEALIKLNGIADYFLIHNRPIFTPVDDSVVAVVDNQMMMLRLARGYTPLSLPLPPLISQFGHKNPHSILALGGHLKSSIALALEDKIVVSQYLGDLDSKENRNFFQKTIDKLTGIYDFNPDTITCDSHPDYYSSYYAEELVKNAKKKKPSLFKVQHHIAHIFSVIAENNPPLPVLGVAWDGTGYGLDNTIWGGEFFLISYSGIQRVASFCPFPLLGGETAIFNPIRISLGLVLLLKNSEKIIAKIGAINRAFSDREISLFKQMLKRRINCPFTSSVGRLFDGISALLGLGEKITFEGQAAMNLEFVIDNYYPKETYCLTWHPSQNYFGYIYWQEMLTQIISDYTQGKPLQEISAKFHLTLAKIILDVAQKTQVKNVVVSGGCFQNRFLLAQTINQLRNHNFNVFFPQRIPTNDGGISVGQIAYYLRQNSCQ